A window from Anomalospiza imberbis isolate Cuckoo-Finch-1a 21T00152 chromosome 8, ASM3175350v1, whole genome shotgun sequence encodes these proteins:
- the LOC137477917 gene encoding pulmonary surfactant-associated protein A-like, which produces MMLSPQLHKILAVAFFLLPFCAQGKVAGFLPKFSFKPFFGDRSNNGDEQQIPDLTPLAGHECGDAIHQLEYRISRLEGVLRLNKMITESGGKIFATSGKKADFDATVEKCKEAGGSIATPKSPGENDAILYFVKYFNTYAYLGIKQSLIPGRFQLLNGAQLSYTNWYSNEPSGKGEEECVEMYTDGTWNDKKCNKNLLIVCQF; this is translated from the exons ATGATGCTGTCTCCACAGCTGCACAAAATCTTAGCAGTAGCTTTTTTCCTGCTCCCATTCTGTGCTCAAGGTAAAGTTGCAGGATTTCTTCCAAAGTTCTCCTTCAAGCCTTTTTTTGGAGATAGGAGCAACAATGGAGATGAACAACAAATACCAG ATCTCACACCACTGGCTGGTCATGAATGTGGAGATGCTATCCATCAATTAGAATATCGGATTTCCAGACTGGAAGGAG TCCTTCGCTTGAACAAGATGATAACAGAGTCTGGAGGAAAAATCTTTGCTACCAGTGGAAAAAAAGCTGATTTTGATGCTACAGTGGAAAAATGTAAAGAGGCTGGAGGCTCTATTGCCACTCCAAAGAGCCCTGGCGAGAATGATGCCATTCTGtactttgtgaaatattttaacaCCTACGCCTACCTGGGGATAAAACAATCCCTAATTCCAGGAAGATTCCAGCTCCTGAATGGTGCTCAGCTGAGCTATACTAACTGGTATTCAAATGAACCTTCTGGCAAAGGGGAGGAGGAATGTGTGGAGATGTACACTGATGGCACTTGGAATGACAAAAAGTGTAACAAGAATCTCCTTATTGTCTGCCAGTTTTAG
- the LOC137477921 gene encoding pulmonary surfactant-associated protein A-like isoform X1: MLSYSSYILIALAALLVTCHALSKCPGISGLPGIPGRDGLKGLPDSLASKHHDALANLTHRLFQLEAVLALNGKIRKVGEKIFASNGKKADFASALQSCEEVGGTLAAPKNEEENKAIMDIVKQYNQYAYLGIRKGETSGQVKSLNGLPLSYSNWHQHEPSGKGNEKCVEMYTDGTWNDKKCNMYRLTICEF, encoded by the exons ATGTTGTCTTACTCATCCTACATCCTCATAGCATTGGCTGCTTTGTTAGTGACTTGCCATGCATTGAGTAAATGTCCAGGAATTTCTGGGCTACCTGGTATCCCTGGAAGGGATGGTCTGAAAG GTCTGCCTGATTCTTTGGCCAGCAAACACCACGATGCTTTAGCAAATTTGACACACCGACTTTTCCAACTTGAGGCTG TGCTTGCTTTGAATGGCAAAATAAGAAAAGtaggagagaaaatatttgctaGCAATGGGAAGAAAGCTGACTTTGCATCTGCACTACAGTCCTGTGAAGAGGTTGGAGGAACTCTTGCAGCTCCCAAGAATGAGGAGGAGAATAAAGCTATTATGGACATTGTGAAACAGTATAACCAATATGCTTACTTGGGCATTAGAAAGGGGGAGACTTCAGGTCAGGTTAAGTCTTTGAATGGCCTGCCTCTGAGTTACAGCAACTGGCACCAGCACGAGCCCAGTGGCAAAGGGAATGAGAAATGTGTGGAGATGTACACTGATGGCACCTGGAATGACAAAAAATGCAACATGTACCGTCTCACAATCTGTGAATTTTGA
- the LOC137477921 gene encoding pulmonary surfactant-associated protein A-like isoform X2: protein MLSYSSYILIALAALLVTCHALSKCPGISGLPGIPGRDGLPDSLASKHHDALANLTHRLFQLEAVLALNGKIRKVGEKIFASNGKKADFASALQSCEEVGGTLAAPKNEEENKAIMDIVKQYNQYAYLGIRKGETSGQVKSLNGLPLSYSNWHQHEPSGKGNEKCVEMYTDGTWNDKKCNMYRLTICEF from the exons ATGTTGTCTTACTCATCCTACATCCTCATAGCATTGGCTGCTTTGTTAGTGACTTGCCATGCATTGAGTAAATGTCCAGGAATTTCTGGGCTACCTGGTATCCCTGGAAGGGATG GTCTGCCTGATTCTTTGGCCAGCAAACACCACGATGCTTTAGCAAATTTGACACACCGACTTTTCCAACTTGAGGCTG TGCTTGCTTTGAATGGCAAAATAAGAAAAGtaggagagaaaatatttgctaGCAATGGGAAGAAAGCTGACTTTGCATCTGCACTACAGTCCTGTGAAGAGGTTGGAGGAACTCTTGCAGCTCCCAAGAATGAGGAGGAGAATAAAGCTATTATGGACATTGTGAAACAGTATAACCAATATGCTTACTTGGGCATTAGAAAGGGGGAGACTTCAGGTCAGGTTAAGTCTTTGAATGGCCTGCCTCTGAGTTACAGCAACTGGCACCAGCACGAGCCCAGTGGCAAAGGGAATGAGAAATGTGTGGAGATGTACACTGATGGCACCTGGAATGACAAAAAATGCAACATGTACCGTCTCACAATCTGTGAATTTTGA